One region of Natronorubrum aibiense genomic DNA includes:
- a CDS encoding HD domain-containing protein — MSDSAGDDSARRVYSPDADHNFPDAKLNRVLEFITEDEEIETYLEAQNVNAVDRMQYNDHGSKHIEIVRNRALCLYDLLKAGNVDFNGARQQGLAEEDESVIIALAATLHDVGHVVHRDQHAYYSIPLASDILDRVLPEFYDVAESVRVKGEVLHAILCHHRSETPLTTEAGVIRVADALDMERGRSRIPYEHGGRGINTLSSQAISRVTLQEGETSPVMVEIAMTNAAGVYQVDNLLKAKLNGSGLEDQIRIVAVNTNENREQLVERIEL, encoded by the coding sequence ATGAGCGATTCTGCTGGTGACGACTCTGCTCGTCGTGTTTACTCCCCTGACGCCGACCACAACTTCCCCGACGCGAAACTCAACCGCGTCCTCGAGTTCATCACCGAGGACGAAGAGATCGAGACGTATCTCGAGGCCCAAAACGTCAACGCGGTCGATCGGATGCAGTACAACGATCACGGCTCGAAACACATCGAGATCGTCCGCAATCGGGCGCTGTGTCTGTACGACCTGCTCAAAGCCGGCAACGTCGATTTCAACGGCGCACGCCAGCAGGGGCTCGCCGAGGAAGACGAGTCGGTCATCATCGCGCTCGCGGCGACCCTCCACGACGTCGGTCACGTCGTCCATCGCGACCAACACGCTTACTACTCGATCCCGCTGGCTTCGGACATCCTCGATCGCGTTCTGCCCGAGTTCTACGACGTCGCCGAATCGGTCCGCGTGAAAGGCGAAGTCCTTCACGCCATCCTCTGTCACCACCGATCGGAGACCCCGCTAACGACCGAAGCAGGCGTTATCCGTGTCGCCGACGCGCTGGATATGGAGCGTGGCCGCTCGCGAATTCCCTACGAACACGGCGGCCGCGGCATCAACACCCTGTCGAGTCAGGCGATCAGCCGCGTCACGCTGCAGGAAGGCGAGACCAGTCCCGTCATGGTCGAAATCGCCATGACGAACGCCGCCGGCGTCTATCAGGTCGACAACCTGTTGAAAGCGAAACTCAACGGCTCCGGGCTCGAAGATCAGATCCGGATCGTCGCGGTCAATACGAACGAGAACCGCGAACAGCTGGTCGAGCGAATCGAACTCTAG
- a CDS encoding FAD-binding protein yields MYEHDVIVVGAGGAGLRAAVAADEAGADVALVSKLHPVRSHTGAAEGGINAALQEGDDWELHAYDTMKGSDYLGDAPAVETLAKDAPEDTIRLEHWGMPFSREEDGRVSQRPFGGLSYPRTTYAGAETGHHLLHVMYEQVVKRGIQVYDEWYVMDLATTDEDDPNDRECHGVVAYDVQSGKIEGFKANQGVVLATGGPGQAFDHTTNAVSCTGDGHAMAYRAGAPLEDMEFIQFHPTSLPSTGVLISEGVRGEGGILYNNEGERFMFEYGYANNSGELASRDVVARAELTEVNEGRGVNDEYVHLDMRHLGEERIMDRLENILHLAEDFEGVDGLVEPMPVKPGQHYAMGGIETDENGQTCIDGLYAAGECACVSVHGGNRLGGNALPELIVFGKRAGYHAAGKDLGDARIKTGYGDDVEDETDADLPVEPGASGLDTSGGVAADGGVTADAEGVLERTVEQTREHIDYLIEKDDGVQHAEIRSKLQKAMTDYVNVFRTEEGIKKALKIIRECREEYQDVYVADPSRTFNTDLQQTIETRNLIDVAETIALGALVRNEFRGAHWRQENQIRDDENWLKHTLISWDDGEPSIFYRPVILEGEDKTYEPKVRSY; encoded by the coding sequence ATGTACGAACACGACGTTATCGTGGTCGGCGCCGGCGGCGCCGGCCTCCGGGCTGCGGTCGCAGCGGACGAGGCAGGTGCAGACGTCGCACTGGTCTCGAAACTCCACCCAGTTCGCAGCCACACGGGTGCGGCCGAAGGGGGAATCAACGCCGCCCTGCAGGAGGGTGACGACTGGGAACTCCACGCCTACGACACGATGAAGGGATCCGACTATCTGGGCGACGCCCCGGCAGTCGAGACCCTCGCGAAGGACGCCCCCGAAGACACGATCAGACTCGAGCACTGGGGGATGCCGTTCTCCCGTGAAGAAGATGGCCGTGTCTCCCAGCGACCGTTCGGTGGGCTCTCGTACCCACGAACGACCTACGCTGGAGCCGAAACCGGCCACCACCTGCTGCACGTGATGTACGAGCAGGTCGTCAAGCGCGGTATTCAGGTCTACGACGAGTGGTACGTTATGGACCTCGCAACGACCGACGAAGACGACCCCAACGACCGCGAGTGTCACGGCGTCGTCGCCTACGACGTCCAGTCTGGCAAGATTGAAGGGTTCAAAGCGAATCAGGGCGTCGTCCTCGCGACCGGTGGTCCCGGACAGGCGTTCGACCACACCACTAACGCCGTCTCCTGTACCGGCGACGGCCACGCGATGGCCTACCGCGCCGGCGCACCGCTCGAGGACATGGAGTTCATCCAGTTCCACCCAACCTCGCTTCCATCCACTGGTGTCCTCATCTCCGAGGGTGTCCGTGGCGAAGGTGGGATCCTCTACAACAACGAGGGCGAGCGGTTCATGTTCGAGTACGGCTACGCGAACAACTCCGGCGAACTCGCCTCCCGCGACGTCGTCGCGCGTGCCGAACTCACCGAAGTCAACGAGGGCCGCGGTGTCAACGACGAGTACGTCCACCTCGACATGCGCCACCTCGGCGAAGAGCGCATCATGGACCGCCTCGAGAACATTCTCCACCTCGCGGAGGACTTCGAGGGCGTCGACGGTCTCGTCGAGCCGATGCCGGTCAAGCCCGGCCAGCACTACGCGATGGGCGGCATCGAGACCGACGAGAACGGTCAGACCTGTATCGACGGCCTCTATGCGGCCGGCGAGTGTGCCTGTGTCTCGGTCCACGGTGGCAACCGTCTCGGCGGCAACGCCCTGCCAGAACTGATCGTCTTCGGCAAACGCGCGGGCTATCACGCCGCCGGCAAGGACCTTGGCGATGCCAGAATCAAGACCGGCTACGGCGACGACGTCGAAGACGAAACTGACGCCGACCTGCCGGTCGAACCCGGTGCGTCCGGCCTCGATACGTCCGGTGGCGTCGCTGCAGACGGTGGTGTCACCGCCGACGCCGAAGGCGTCTTAGAGCGTACCGTCGAGCAGACCCGCGAGCACATCGATTACCTGATCGAGAAAGACGACGGCGTCCAGCACGCCGAAATTCGCTCGAAACTCCAGAAGGCGATGACCGACTACGTCAACGTCTTCCGCACCGAGGAGGGCATCAAGAAGGCGCTGAAGATCATCCGCGAGTGTCGCGAGGAGTATCAGGACGTCTACGTCGCTGATCCGTCGCGAACGTTCAACACCGATCTCCAGCAGACGATCGAAACGCGTAACCTGATCGACGTCGCCGAGACGATCGCGCTCGGTGCGCTCGTTCGCAACGAGTTCCGCGGTGCCCATTGGCGTCAGGAGAACCAGATCCGTGACGACGAGAACTGGCTCAAACACACGCTCATCTCGTGGGACGACGGCGAGCCGTCGATCTTCTACCGTCCAGTCATCCTCGAGGGTGAGGACAAGACCTACGAGCCGAAGGTTCGCAGCTACTAA
- a CDS encoding succinate dehydrogenase/fumarate reductase iron-sulfur subunit — MSTQQQKPETQESPEDPEMKGAESPQQERLKEKESGMVDERSADESELDGETVHIKVFRYDPEVADKQEPRFDDFHVPFKKGMTVLDAVMYARDTYDSSLTFRHSCRQAVCGSDAFFVNGKQRLGCKTQISELEHPVRIEPLPHQEVVKDLVVDMDHFYDQMHAVEPYFQNEDTPDASDLEEQRQSRENREKVKMSTRCIWCASCMSSCNIAAGDNEYLGPAAINKAYRFAMDDREGDEIKEHRLRILEQEHGVWRCQTQFSCTEVCPKDIPLTEHIQELKREAVKKNLKFW, encoded by the coding sequence ATGAGTACTCAACAACAAAAACCCGAGACGCAAGAGTCACCGGAAGACCCGGAGATGAAAGGCGCAGAGTCGCCCCAACAGGAGCGACTCAAAGAGAAAGAAAGTGGCATGGTCGACGAGCGGTCGGCCGACGAGTCCGAACTCGACGGTGAGACGGTACACATCAAAGTGTTCCGGTACGACCCCGAAGTCGCGGACAAACAGGAGCCGCGCTTCGACGACTTCCACGTTCCCTTCAAGAAGGGGATGACCGTCCTCGACGCGGTCATGTACGCGCGGGACACCTACGACTCCTCGTTGACGTTCCGACACTCCTGTCGACAGGCCGTCTGTGGCTCTGACGCCTTCTTCGTCAACGGTAAACAGCGGCTGGGCTGTAAGACGCAGATCTCCGAACTCGAACACCCGGTTCGTATCGAACCGCTTCCACACCAGGAGGTCGTCAAGGACCTGGTCGTCGACATGGACCACTTCTACGACCAGATGCACGCTGTCGAGCCGTACTTCCAGAACGAGGATACGCCCGACGCGAGCGACCTCGAGGAACAGCGACAGTCCCGTGAAAACCGCGAGAAAGTCAAGATGTCGACGCGCTGTATCTGGTGTGCGTCGTGTATGTCCTCGTGTAACATCGCGGCCGGCGACAACGAGTATCTCGGCCCGGCAGCGATCAACAAAGCCTATCGCTTTGCGATGGACGACCGCGAAGGCGACGAGATTAAAGAACACCGACTCCGTATCTTAGAGCAGGAACACGGCGTCTGGCGGTGCCAGACCCAGTTCTCCTGTACCGAAGTGTGTCCGAAAGACATCCCGCTCACCGAGCACATTCAGGAGCTCAAGCGGGAAGCAGTCAAGAAGAACCTGAAGTTCTGGTAA
- the tatA gene encoding twin-arginine translocase TatA/TatE family subunit gives MVAEIAPLFIPGAPGGPELLIILFIAILLFGANKIPKLARSTGEAMGEFQKGREKVETELEEMREGGFEEDELDEEDDFVDTEPVTQEDETETETETN, from the coding sequence ATGGTAGCCGAAATCGCACCGCTGTTCATCCCCGGCGCACCCGGGGGGCCGGAACTACTGATCATCCTTTTCATCGCCATCCTGCTGTTCGGGGCGAACAAGATCCCGAAGCTGGCTCGGTCGACTGGCGAGGCCATGGGCGAATTCCAGAAGGGGCGTGAAAAGGTCGAAACGGAACTTGAGGAAATGCGTGAGGGCGGCTTCGAGGAGGACGAACTCGACGAGGAAGACGACTTCGTCGACACGGAACCCGTCACGCAGGAGGACGAAACGGAAACCGAGACGGAAACCAACTAA
- a CDS encoding 5'-deoxyadenosine deaminase, whose product MLLSGTVVADAETVIHDGAVVVEDDVIVAVGDREICLERYPDHVHERYDVLMPGTVGAHVHSVQSLGRGIADDTELLDWLYEHVLPMEASLSPKAMHTAAELGYLELIESGTTTCIDHLSVAHAEEAFKAARELGIRGRLGKVIMDKDAPPGLLEETDAALAESERLIRQYHGVDDGRIQYAVTPRFAVSCTEVALRGARDLADTHDGVMIHTHASENRGEIAAVEEETGRRNIHWLDEVGLTGEDVVLAHCVWTDESERAVLAETGTNVTYCPSSNMKLASGVAPVLDYLDRGINVALGNDGPPCNNTLDPFTEMRQASLLQKVDRLEPQALPARTVFGMATRNGAQAAGFDRVGKLREGWKADVIGLETDVTRATPIHDVLSHLVFAAHGDDVRFTMVDGEVLMRDGEVLVADADAIRARAREFAADLE is encoded by the coding sequence ATGTTACTTTCGGGGACGGTAGTTGCTGACGCCGAAACGGTGATCCACGACGGGGCAGTCGTCGTCGAGGACGACGTGATCGTCGCCGTTGGGGATCGAGAAATCTGCCTCGAGCGGTATCCGGACCACGTCCACGAGCGGTACGACGTGCTTATGCCGGGGACTGTCGGGGCACACGTCCACTCCGTCCAGAGTCTCGGCCGGGGTATCGCCGACGACACGGAACTGCTCGACTGGCTCTACGAACACGTCCTGCCGATGGAGGCGTCGCTGTCGCCGAAAGCGATGCACACAGCCGCCGAACTCGGCTATCTCGAGTTGATCGAAAGCGGGACGACGACCTGCATCGATCACCTCTCGGTCGCCCACGCCGAGGAGGCGTTCAAGGCGGCCCGTGAACTCGGGATTCGCGGTCGCCTCGGGAAGGTGATCATGGACAAAGACGCCCCACCGGGGCTGTTAGAGGAGACCGACGCGGCACTCGCCGAAAGCGAGCGACTCATTCGCCAGTATCACGGCGTCGACGATGGCCGAATTCAGTACGCCGTGACGCCCCGGTTCGCCGTGAGCTGTACCGAGGTCGCCCTTCGCGGGGCTAGAGACCTCGCAGACACTCACGACGGGGTGATGATTCACACTCACGCAAGCGAGAACCGCGGCGAGATCGCGGCCGTCGAGGAGGAAACCGGCCGACGGAACATCCACTGGCTCGACGAGGTCGGGCTGACCGGCGAAGACGTCGTCCTTGCACACTGCGTCTGGACCGACGAGTCGGAGCGAGCGGTACTCGCGGAGACCGGCACCAACGTGACCTACTGCCCCTCCTCGAATATGAAACTCGCCAGCGGCGTCGCGCCGGTTCTCGACTATCTGGACCGGGGAATCAACGTCGCGCTGGGCAACGACGGCCCACCGTGTAACAACACGCTCGACCCGTTCACGGAGATGCGACAGGCGAGCCTGCTCCAGAAAGTCGATCGCCTCGAGCCACAGGCGCTGCCCGCGAGAACGGTGTTCGGGATGGCGACGAGAAACGGGGCGCAGGCGGCGGGTTTCGACCGTGTCGGCAAACTCCGTGAGGGATGGAAAGCCGACGTGATCGGCCTCGAGACGGACGTCACCCGCGCGACGCCGATCCACGACGTGCTCTCGCATTTGGTTTTCGCCGCCCACGGAGACGACGTTCGCTTTACGATGGTCGACGGCGAGGTGCTCATGCGTGACGGAGAAGTCCTCGTCGCGGACGCTGACGCCATCAGAGCACGAGCGCGCGAGTTCGCCGCCGACCTCGAGTGA
- a CDS encoding selenium-binding protein SBP56-related protein, translating to MSDSSHPSGGHSTHDHHHEHDHEVEGPGYATPQAAIEESERETRAYVVGLYTGSDVDEPDFLAVVDLDPDSETYCEIVDQLSMPTKGDELHHFGWNACSSSCHVGDLERRYLVVPGNRSSRIHIVDTLADDGPEIVDVIEPEAIHEYDLSSPHTVHCPAGGGVMISMLGNADGDLPGGFLLLDENLELEGRWDEPGEIEMNYDFWYQPRQNVMISSEWAAPKTYQPGFDLEDVEAGKYGQRLHFWNWTDRTVEQTIDLGEEGMVPLEVRFCHNPESTHGYVNAALSSNIFHFFEEDGEWRAEKVIDFEGRDLEGWDMPVPALPTDILISMNDRYLFGANWLHGEVWMYDISDPANPRHADSISIGGYFGEKQAVNGRELVAGPQMVQLSLDGRRLYWTTSLYSSWDDMFFPEEAERGSVMLKADVDQEQGTLELDEDFLVDFGDLPAGPARAHEIRWPGGDCTSDVWQ from the coding sequence ATGAGCGACAGTTCCCACCCGTCTGGCGGGCACAGCACGCACGACCACCATCACGAACACGACCACGAGGTCGAGGGACCCGGGTACGCGACGCCGCAGGCGGCTATCGAGGAATCCGAACGGGAGACGCGCGCCTACGTCGTCGGCCTCTACACGGGTAGCGACGTCGACGAACCGGATTTCCTCGCCGTCGTTGACCTCGATCCCGACTCCGAGACGTACTGCGAAATCGTCGATCAACTCTCGATGCCCACGAAAGGCGACGAACTCCATCACTTCGGCTGGAACGCCTGCTCGTCGTCCTGCCACGTCGGCGACCTCGAGCGACGGTACCTGGTCGTTCCCGGGAACCGTTCCTCGCGGATCCACATCGTCGATACGCTCGCCGACGACGGCCCCGAGATCGTCGACGTCATCGAGCCCGAGGCCATCCACGAGTACGATCTCTCGTCGCCACACACTGTTCACTGTCCGGCCGGCGGCGGCGTGATGATCAGCATGCTCGGGAACGCCGACGGCGACCTCCCCGGCGGCTTCCTCCTCCTCGACGAAAACCTCGAGCTCGAAGGTCGCTGGGACGAACCCGGTGAGATCGAGATGAACTACGACTTCTGGTACCAGCCACGCCAGAACGTGATGATCTCCTCGGAGTGGGCCGCGCCGAAGACCTACCAGCCCGGGTTCGACCTCGAGGACGTCGAGGCCGGGAAGTACGGCCAGCGGTTACACTTCTGGAACTGGACGGACCGGACGGTCGAGCAGACGATCGATCTCGGCGAAGAGGGAATGGTTCCCCTCGAGGTGCGCTTCTGTCACAATCCGGAGTCAACCCACGGCTACGTCAACGCGGCGCTCTCGTCGAACATCTTCCACTTCTTCGAGGAGGATGGCGAGTGGCGCGCGGAGAAGGTCATCGACTTCGAGGGACGGGACCTCGAGGGCTGGGATATGCCGGTCCCCGCGCTTCCGACGGACATCCTGATCTCGATGAACGACCGCTATCTGTTCGGCGCAAACTGGCTCCACGGCGAGGTCTGGATGTACGACATCTCGGATCCGGCGAATCCGCGACACGCCGACTCCATCTCGATCGGCGGCTACTTCGGTGAGAAACAGGCGGTCAACGGCCGTGAGTTGGTTGCTGGGCCCCAAATGGTGCAGTTGAGCCTCGACGGACGCCGCCTCTACTGGACGACGTCGCTGTACTCGAGTTGGGACGATATGTTCTTCCCCGAGGAGGCCGAGCGCGGCTCGGTGATGCTCAAAGCCGACGTCGATCAGGAACAGGGCACGCTCGAACTCGACGAGGACTTCCTGGTCGACTTCGGCGACCTGCCAGCGGGTCCCGCTCGCGCCCACGAGATTCGCTGGCCCGGTGGCGACTGCACCAGCGACGTGTGGCAGTGA
- a CDS encoding 2Fe-2S iron-sulfur cluster-binding protein — protein sequence MIPTVPVILQWRSGRHETITASPDESILEAADVADVGLPFGCRTGVCGTCTARCLEGEITHRRKPRALKPRHLADDYVLPCIATPASDCTLEVGADVRADLFENPWR from the coding sequence GTGATCCCGACCGTTCCGGTGATCCTGCAGTGGCGCTCGGGTCGTCACGAGACGATCACGGCGTCGCCCGACGAGTCGATCCTCGAGGCCGCCGATGTCGCTGACGTTGGGCTCCCGTTTGGCTGTCGGACCGGCGTCTGCGGGACCTGTACTGCACGGTGTCTCGAGGGCGAGATTACCCACCGCCGAAAGCCGCGCGCGCTCAAGCCTCGTCACCTCGCGGACGACTACGTCCTGCCGTGTATCGCCACGCCGGCGTCCGACTGCACGCTCGAGGTCGGGGCCGACGTCCGTGCAGATCTGTTCGAGAACCCGTGGCGATGA
- a CDS encoding MarR family transcriptional regulator produces the protein MHYDGQSRSSVSIPTDLESPRAKLVYLYLSAWPTATTEELCTALDLNTGTVLSITSTLRTRGYLERTDSGFELA, from the coding sequence ATGCATTACGACGGACAGTCACGTTCGAGTGTATCGATTCCGACCGACCTCGAGTCGCCGCGAGCGAAACTCGTCTACCTCTATCTGTCCGCGTGGCCGACAGCGACGACGGAGGAACTCTGTACTGCTCTCGACCTCAATACCGGAACCGTCCTCTCGATTACCAGCACACTTCGAACCCGGGGTTATCTCGAGCGGACGGATTCCGGGTTCGAACTCGCCTGA
- a CDS encoding XapX domain-containing protein: MNHELIALGLLTGTLTGAFFALFDVPIPAPPELPGLMGIVGIYLGYKLVQAANVSVDVFDSFGF; the protein is encoded by the coding sequence ATGAATCACGAACTCATCGCGCTCGGCTTGCTGACCGGCACGCTCACCGGTGCGTTCTTCGCGCTGTTCGATGTCCCCATTCCGGCACCACCGGAGCTTCCAGGATTGATGGGAATCGTCGGCATCTATCTGGGATATAAGTTGGTACAGGCGGCAAACGTCAGCGTCGACGTGTTCGATTCGTTCGGATTCTAG
- a CDS encoding redoxin domain-containing protein, which yields MPETGDAAPDFTAPLANGDVDSFTLSERLEDEAPIVLAFFPGAFTGVCTDEMCTFQDRLAAFNELDATVYGVSRDSPFALNEFRDQNGLEFGLLSDYNKEIIADYDIEMDFADLGVYGVAKRSVFVVNGDGEVTYAWVSDDPGVEPDYDDVEAAVEDTA from the coding sequence ATGCCTGAAACTGGAGACGCTGCACCCGATTTCACCGCACCGCTTGCAAACGGCGACGTCGACTCCTTTACGCTCTCGGAGCGCCTCGAGGACGAAGCACCGATCGTCCTCGCGTTCTTCCCCGGCGCGTTCACCGGCGTCTGTACCGACGAGATGTGTACGTTCCAAGACCGTCTGGCCGCGTTCAACGAGCTCGACGCCACCGTCTACGGCGTCAGCCGTGACTCCCCGTTCGCGCTGAACGAGTTCCGCGACCAGAACGGCCTCGAGTTCGGTCTCCTCAGCGATTATAACAAGGAGATTATCGCCGACTACGACATCGAGATGGATTTCGCCGACCTCGGCGTCTACGGTGTCGCCAAGCGCTCGGTATTCGTCGTCAACGGCGACGGCGAGGTCACCTACGCGTGGGTCAGCGACGACCCTGGTGTCGAACCCGACTACGACGACGTCGAGGCCGCCGTCGAGGACACAGCCTAG